A portion of the Bacteroides faecium genome contains these proteins:
- a CDS encoding beta-mannosidase, translating to MMINLTGKKAQIACGLLCCCSMAYAQSNDNSEVLTLHTGWEFSQVGTEVWRTAVVPGTVHQDLIHHNLIPNPFYGTNEQKIQWIENEDWEYRTAFTITPDQLKRDDAQLTFEGLDTYADVYLNGALLLKADNMFVGYTIPVKQYLRSGENLLHIYFHSPIRQTLPQYASNGFNYPADNDHHEKHLSVFSRKAPYSYGWDWGIRMVTSGVWRPVTIRFYDAASISDYHVKQLSLTDQVAKLSNELEINNILPHPLQAEIKIKTSLEGEQESAITQTVTLQPGINRICIPTEVVSPVRWMPNGWGAPTLYDFSAQIITEGNVVAEQSHKIGLRTVRLVNEKDVDGESFYFEVNGIPMFAKGANYIPQDALLTNVTTERYQTLFRDIKEANMNVIRVWGGGTYEDDRFYNLADENGILVWQDFMFACTPYPSDPTFLKRVEAEACYNIRRLRNHPSLAMWCGNNEILEALKYWGYQKKYTPEIYQEMMTGYDKLFRELLPAKVKELDADRFYIHSSPYLANWGRPESWGIGDSHNWGVWYGKKPFESLDTDLPRFMSEFGFQSFPEMKTIATFASPEDYQIESEVMNSHQKSSIGNALIRTYMERDYIVPEKFEDFVYVGLVLQGQGMRHGLEAHRRNRPYCMGTLYWQLNDSWPVVSWSGIDYYGNWKALHYQAKRAFAPIHINPIRQNDSLCVYLLSDRLDTMEKMTLEMKITDFEGKKAGKPIQLKSLSIPANTSQCVYKAKPGDLLSLIERKSSETSQSSVEKRLSEALRHCFMQLTLKDKAGHTVAETVYFFEKTKDLLLPETTITCKMKQTDGKCELTLLSPALAKDVFIEVPLQGARFSDNFFDLLPGERKTVVITSPQIKKGEELSLRLKHIRETYN from the coding sequence ATGATGATTAATTTAACCGGAAAAAAAGCTCAAATAGCGTGTGGATTACTCTGCTGTTGCAGCATGGCCTATGCCCAGAGCAATGACAATTCAGAAGTTCTAACTTTGCACACAGGCTGGGAATTTTCCCAAGTGGGGACAGAGGTATGGCGCACAGCCGTAGTCCCCGGCACGGTACATCAAGACCTTATTCATCATAACCTCATTCCCAATCCCTTCTACGGTACCAACGAACAGAAAATCCAATGGATAGAAAATGAAGACTGGGAATACAGGACGGCTTTCACAATCACCCCCGACCAACTGAAACGTGACGACGCCCAACTTACCTTTGAAGGGCTCGACACCTACGCTGACGTCTACCTCAACGGAGCATTGCTATTAAAAGCCGACAACATGTTCGTCGGCTATACAATCCCCGTAAAACAATACCTTCGTTCCGGAGAAAATCTCCTTCACATATATTTTCATTCGCCCATCCGGCAGACATTACCCCAATACGCTTCCAACGGATTCAACTATCCCGCCGACAACGACCACCACGAGAAACACCTGAGTGTATTCTCCCGCAAAGCCCCTTACAGCTACGGCTGGGACTGGGGAATCCGCATGGTGACCAGCGGCGTCTGGCGTCCGGTAACTATCCGCTTCTACGATGCCGCCTCAATCAGCGACTACCACGTGAAGCAACTATCCCTGACCGACCAGGTAGCGAAGCTATCCAATGAACTGGAAATAAACAACATACTTCCCCATCCGCTTCAAGCAGAAATAAAAATAAAAACCTCGCTCGAAGGGGAACAGGAATCCGCCATCACCCAAACCGTCACCCTGCAACCCGGAATCAACCGCATATGTATCCCTACGGAAGTCGTCTCACCGGTACGCTGGATGCCGAACGGCTGGGGAGCTCCGACCTTATACGACTTCTCCGCCCAAATCATCACCGAAGGCAACGTCGTAGCCGAACAATCTCACAAAATCGGACTTCGCACCGTCCGCCTGGTGAACGAAAAGGACGTGGACGGAGAATCCTTCTATTTTGAAGTAAACGGTATCCCGATGTTTGCCAAGGGAGCCAACTACATACCCCAGGACGCGCTATTGACGAATGTGACTACCGAACGCTATCAGACATTGTTCCGCGACATCAAGGAAGCGAACATGAACGTCATCCGCGTATGGGGCGGGGGAACCTATGAAGACGACCGCTTCTACAATCTGGCAGACGAGAACGGAATACTGGTATGGCAGGACTTCATGTTTGCCTGCACCCCTTATCCGTCCGACCCCACCTTCTTGAAGAGGGTAGAGGCGGAAGCCTGCTACAACATCCGCCGTCTCCGCAACCACCCTTCGTTAGCCATGTGGTGCGGCAACAACGAAATACTCGAAGCCTTGAAATACTGGGGCTATCAGAAAAAATACACTCCGGAAATCTACCAGGAAATGATGACCGGCTACGACAAACTCTTCCGTGAGTTGCTTCCCGCCAAAGTGAAAGAACTCGACGCAGACCGCTTCTACATCCACAGCTCTCCCTATCTCGCCAACTGGGGACGTCCCGAATCATGGGGAATAGGGGATAGCCACAACTGGGGCGTCTGGTATGGAAAGAAACCCTTTGAATCCTTAGACACCGATTTGCCGCGTTTCATGAGCGAATTCGGTTTCCAGTCCTTCCCCGAAATGAAAACCATTGCCACATTCGCATCCCCCGAAGATTACCAAATCGAATCGGAAGTGATGAACTCCCATCAGAAGAGCAGCATCGGCAATGCTTTGATTCGTACCTATATGGAACGCGATTATATCGTACCTGAGAAATTTGAGGACTTCGTCTACGTCGGACTTGTATTGCAAGGACAAGGCATGCGCCACGGACTGGAAGCCCATCGTCGCAACCGCCCCTATTGCATGGGTACATTATACTGGCAATTGAACGACAGTTGGCCTGTTGTCTCCTGGTCGGGCATCGACTATTACGGCAACTGGAAAGCCCTGCATTATCAGGCGAAACGAGCTTTCGCCCCTATCCATATCAACCCCATCCGGCAGAATGACAGCCTGTGCGTTTATCTTCTTTCAGACCGTCTCGATACGATGGAGAAGATGACATTGGAAATGAAGATAACAGATTTTGAAGGGAAAAAGGCAGGAAAGCCGATACAACTGAAATCCTTGTCGATTCCGGCAAATACTTCCCAATGCGTGTACAAGGCGAAGCCCGGCGATTTGCTCTCTTTAATAGAGCGTAAATCCTCGGAAACGTCTCAATCTTCTGTGGAAAAACGGCTTTCGGAAGCACTCCGCCATTGCTTCATGCAACTGACCTTGAAAGACAAAGCCGGTCATACGGTAGCCGAAACAGTCTACTTCTTCGAGAAGACCAAAGACCTGCTCCTGCCCGAAACGACCATCACCTGCAAGATGAAGCAGACAGACGGCAAATGCGAACTGACACTTCTTTCTCCCGCTCTGGCAAAAGATGTCTTTATCGAAGTACCTTTGCAGGGTGCCCGTTTCAGCGACAACTTCTTCGACCTTCTGCCCGGAGAGCGTAAAACGGTCGTCATCACTTCTCCCCAAATAAAGAAAGGGGAAGAGTTGTCATTGAGACTCAAACATATTCGTGAAACCTATAATTAA